Within the Corynebacterium tuberculostearicum genome, the region AAGTCGCCTCCTTCGATGGCTCTCAGGCACACAGCACGACCAAGACCGCAACTCGCGTCGAGATTAAGCGCTCCCCCTCCTGGGTTAAGCCGCTGCTTACCGCCCTGGCCTTAACATGGCTTAACCCAGGCGCTTATGTAGATGTCGTGGTGATGCTCGGCGGCATTGCTAATCAATATGGCGAATCGGGGCGCTGGCTTTTCGCCGTGGGTGCAATCTGCGCCAGCTTCACTTGGTTCCCCTTCATCGGCTTTGGCGCCGCGCGCTTTTCCCACGTGCTGTCCCGGCCCACAGTGTGGCGCTGGATCAACTTCGGCATCGGCGTCATCATGATTGGCCTAACGCTCAAGTTGCTCCTGCTCTAGGGCCGGGATTCAACCCGCCTAGTTTCCTCGCACGCGGGAGGCGGTGGCGCCGGCCCAGCGGTTGATTCCAGCGTCATGGGCGGCGTCGTCAATCGCAGCCAGCTCGTCTGCGCTGAAGTCAAGCTTGTCCAGCGCGCCCAGGTTGTGTTCGAGCTGCTCTACCGAAGAAGCGCCTAACAGCGCCGAGGTAAGCGTGCGATCACCCTGATCACGCAGCACCCACGAGATGGCCATCTGGGCCAGCGACTGGCCGCGCTTGCCTGCAATATCGTTGAGCGAACGGATCATGGAAAGGTTTTCCTCATTGAGCCAGTCCTTTTCCAGGGTCTTATTCTTCGCCGCACGCGAATCTGCGGGGATGCCGTCGATATAGCGATCTGTCAGCATGCCCTGCGCTAGTGGACCAAAGCCGATGACGCCCAAGCCGCTGCGCGCTGTGACATCAAGCAGCGACTCGCCGTCTTCGCCCGGGCGCTCAATCCAGCGATTCAGAATGGAATAGCTGGGCTGATGAATCAGCAGCGGGCAGCCTTCATCTTCCATAAACTCCACGGCCTCTGCGGTGAGCTCCGGACCATAGGAAGAAATGCCCACATAGAGAGCCTTGCCGGAGGCCACGATATCCCGCAGTGCATACAGGGTCTCTTCCAGCGGAGTGTCCGGGTCCGGACGGTGATGGTAGAAGATGTCCACGTAGTCCAAGCCCATGCGCTTCAAGGAAGCGTCCAAGGAGCTCACCAGGTACTTGCGAGAGCCGCCGAAACCGTAGGGCGAATCATTCATTACCCACCCGGCCTTGGAAGAAATGATCATTTCATCGCGGAAGGGGCGGAAATCGCGGGCGAAGATGCGGCCGAAGTTGTCCTCCGCGGCACCTGGTTCAGGGCCGTAGTTATTGGCCAAATCGAAATGAGTAATCCCCCGGTCATACGCCGCGCGCAGGATTTCGCGCTGCGTGGCCAGGGGACGATCGTCGCCGAAGTTCTGCCAAAGGCCAAGGGAAATGGCCGGCAGCTTCAGTCCAGAGTTGCCGACTCGGCGGTACTCCATCGAATCATAACGTTCAGATGCGGGTGCATAGATACTCATGACACCCATTGTCCGCTTAATTCTTGGAATTGTCAGCCTTTGGCAGCTCCTCATCTTCTTCAGGGGCGCCGGATGCGCCGGTTTCTTCGACCCACTTTTCAATTTCTTCCGGGGTGCGGTCAGTTTCTACCGCATCACGCTCGGTGTAGTAGGAGTGGTCGTGGCGCTTTTCTGCGTACTTCTTTTTGTCAAAGTCCACGTCGTCGTCACCATCGAGCTCTTCGGTGACTTCCTCCACCAGCTCATCGTAGAGGGCCGCGTTATCCATATTGGAGTCCTCGATATGCTGGCCAATCTCGTCATCATAACGCTCAGCGTCATAATCCTTGTTGGGGTTCAGCTTCAGGTGCATAAGTGAACGTACGCGCTCACGGCGCACGGCCTCATCCTGGATTTGAGACTGGCTGCGGAACCAAGCGAAGACCAGGATGGCTACCATCAGAATGCCCATGTAGCCGATGACGGGGTAGATGTAGTTCATCAGGGTCTTGAAGCCGGCGAAGGACACGGCGAAACCAGCCAAGCAGCCGATAACGAAGATAACCGGGAAGCGCTTCTCATGACCGGCAGATAGGCGCTTGCCCAGTGCGTAGAACATGCCGATAGCGGTATTGAAGATCATCAAGTAAATGATGACCGCCATGATGGAGCCGAGCGTCGGGTTAACGCTATCTACCAAAGACAGCATCGGAATATCGGAGCCTTGTGCCTTGTCCGAGTTCATCAGCAAGGAGAATCCGGCAAGGCCCATCATGATGGAGTAGATGACGCCGCCTACAACGCCGCCCCAACCGGCCTCGCGTGGGCTGATATTGTCGCCACCGATAACCAGGGACATGGACACGGCGAGCATCAGCGCCAGGCCGTTGTAATTGAGTGCGGAAATGAGCCAGTTACCAATCGGGGTGTCGATCTGGCTGGAGGCGTCCATAGCGGCGCCGATGTCATCCGGCATATTGAGGCCGGTGTAGATGGCAACACCAATGACCGCAATGATGATGGTCGGTGTTACAGCACCGATAACCTTGGATACCTTATCCACGTCGAGCATGCCCACGATAAGCACCAATACCAACATGAGCGTGGAGCCGATCCAAGTCTTCCAGCCAAACTGCTGCTCCATATTGGAACCCGCGCCAGCCAACATCACAAAGCCAATGGCAAAGAGGGTGATGATGACCGCGATGTCCAGCAATTTGGAGACGATCGGGTGGGTGACATTGCGGAAAACGGTATTGTGCTCAGAAGCGTGGAAGTAGCTGCCCAGCTGCAAGAACACGGTACCGGCAAGGGTCATGATCAGTGCGGCGATAATGATGCCGGGAATACCCCAGGAACCAAAGGCAGTGAAGTACTGCACCACCTCTTGGCCCGTGGCAAAGCCGGCGCCCACCAACAAGCCCACGAAGGACATGGCAATGGCGATAATGTTTTTAGAAGACACGGTTGCCTAACTTTTGTAGCGAATATCTCTCGCATACTGGTGCGCGCGGCCCCTTGTCCCCCACTCCCCAGCACATGGGCTACACAACACCGGTATGCGTTCCTTAAGGAATGGTACGTAAGTGACCCGTTAAACACCTACTGGCACATACCGATGTTGTGGTAAATCACATTCGGGCGTTCCGCGAAATCAACCTAACGCTTTAGTCGTCAAAGGTCGCGGTATCAATCACGAAGCGGAACTTTACATCGCCTTCCACCACGCGCTCATAGGCGTCATCAACATCGTTGACGCCGATCTTTTCAATAACGGCGCCGATGCCGTGCTCGGCGCAGAAATCCAGCATTTCCTGGGTCTCTGCAATGCCGCCGATGTTATTACCGGTTAGCACCTTGCCGCCGCCGACAAGGCTGCTCATGTGTACTCCCAGCTCTTCCGGTGGAAGTCCGACAACGGACATGATGCCGCGCGGCTTCAGCAGCTGCAGGTAGTCATTGAGGGAGTACTGGGCAGAAATGGTGGACAAGATGAGGTCGAATTCACCACGGTGGTTATCAAAGAAGTCTTCGTCCTCACCTGTGGCCAGAATATGCTTAGCACCCAGCTCGTAGGCTTCCTTTTCCTTGCGCAGGGAGCGGGAAATCACGGTTACATCCGCACCCTTGGCCGCCGCGATCTGCACACCCATGTGGCCCAAGCCGCCCAGGCCTACTACGGCAACCTTGTCGCCTTCCTTGACCTGCCAGCGAGCCAGCGGTGAATAGGTAGTGATTCCGGCGCACAGCAGCGGGGCTGCGACATCAAAGTCAATGCCCTCCGGGATGGTGCACACAAAGTTTTCGTTGACGACTACCTTCTGGGCGTAGCCGCCTTGGGTAATGGTGCCGTCTACATCTTCGGAGTTATAGGTGCCCACATTGCCATTCAGGCAGTTCTGCTCCTGGCCGTTGCGACACTGTTCGCACTCACCACAGGAGTTGACCAGGCAGCCAACGCCAACGCGGTCGCCGACTTTAAATTTCGTGACCTTATCGCCCACGGCTTCCACGACGCCGGCAATCTCGTGGCCCACCGTCAGCGGGAAGTGGGCCTGGCCCCATTCGTTGCGGATCGTGTGAATATCGGAGTGGCAGATGCCTGCAGCCTTGATATCAATGACCACGTCGTCTTCGCGCGGATCGCGGCGCTCAATTTCCACGACCTTGAATGGTGCTTCAGGGCTTTCCTTTTGCAATACTTTGCTCTTAATTGTCATGCCCACGACCCTACGCGTAACCCCACTGACCTCGCCTAACGAAAATAATCACCAACTCTAACGGGGAAGGAAAACCAAAAAGCCAGCCACGCCCCTCTCATTGAGGAGGAAAACGCGGCTGGCTATGTGGGGGTCTTAGTTCAGCTTCTCTGCGATGAGCTTATTGACCTGGCCCGGATCGGCCTTGCCCTGGGTGGCCTTCATGACCGCACCCACGATGGCACCGGTGACCTTCTTATTGCCGGCACGGTACTT harbors:
- a CDS encoding LysE/ArgO family amino acid transporter, with amino-acid sequence MSIVLAGFFLGLSLIVAVGPQNAMLLKYGIRRDHIGLIIVVCALSDVILITSGTAGVGYLVEKFPNALQVLKYVGAAYLAYFTFTCFRDALKTKGEAIEVESTQPKVPQEVASFDGSQAHSTTKTATRVEIKRSPSWVKPLLTALALTWLNPGAYVDVVVMLGGIANQYGESGRWLFAVGAICASFTWFPFIGFGAARFSHVLSRPTVWRWINFGIGVIMIGLTLKLLLL
- a CDS encoding aldo/keto reductase codes for the protein MGVMSIYAPASERYDSMEYRRVGNSGLKLPAISLGLWQNFGDDRPLATQREILRAAYDRGITHFDLANNYGPEPGAAEDNFGRIFARDFRPFRDEMIISSKAGWVMNDSPYGFGGSRKYLVSSLDASLKRMGLDYVDIFYHHRPDPDTPLEETLYALRDIVASGKALYVGISSYGPELTAEAVEFMEDEGCPLLIHQPSYSILNRWIERPGEDGESLLDVTARSGLGVIGFGPLAQGMLTDRYIDGIPADSRAAKNKTLEKDWLNEENLSMIRSLNDIAGKRGQSLAQMAISWVLRDQGDRTLTSALLGASSVEQLEHNLGALDKLDFSADELAAIDDAAHDAGINRWAGATASRVRGN
- a CDS encoding YkvI family membrane protein, whose amino-acid sequence is MSSKNIIAIAMSFVGLLVGAGFATGQEVVQYFTAFGSWGIPGIIIAALIMTLAGTVFLQLGSYFHASEHNTVFRNVTHPIVSKLLDIAVIITLFAIGFVMLAGAGSNMEQQFGWKTWIGSTLMLVLVLIVGMLDVDKVSKVIGAVTPTIIIAVIGVAIYTGLNMPDDIGAAMDASSQIDTPIGNWLISALNYNGLALMLAVSMSLVIGGDNISPREAGWGGVVGGVIYSIMMGLAGFSLLMNSDKAQGSDIPMLSLVDSVNPTLGSIMAVIIYLMIFNTAIGMFYALGKRLSAGHEKRFPVIFVIGCLAGFAVSFAGFKTLMNYIYPVIGYMGILMVAILVFAWFRSQSQIQDEAVRRERVRSLMHLKLNPNKDYDAERYDDEIGQHIEDSNMDNAALYDELVEEVTEELDGDDDVDFDKKKYAEKRHDHSYYTERDAVETDRTPEEIEKWVEETGASGAPEEDEELPKADNSKN
- a CDS encoding NAD(P)-dependent alcohol dehydrogenase, producing MTIKSKVLQKESPEAPFKVVEIERRDPREDDVVIDIKAAGICHSDIHTIRNEWGQAHFPLTVGHEIAGVVEAVGDKVTKFKVGDRVGVGCLVNSCGECEQCRNGQEQNCLNGNVGTYNSEDVDGTITQGGYAQKVVVNENFVCTIPEGIDFDVAAPLLCAGITTYSPLARWQVKEGDKVAVVGLGGLGHMGVQIAAAKGADVTVISRSLRKEKEAYELGAKHILATGEDEDFFDNHRGEFDLILSTISAQYSLNDYLQLLKPRGIMSVVGLPPEELGVHMSSLVGGGKVLTGNNIGGIAETQEMLDFCAEHGIGAVIEKIGVNDVDDAYERVVEGDVKFRFVIDTATFDD